A section of the Bryobacteraceae bacterium genome encodes:
- the ftsH-2 gene encoding ATP-dependent zinc metalloprotease FtsH — protein MNSNVKTAIFWVVLVCIAVLLWTVVKTNAGRQVTDLSFTDFVKQVEAGRVVEVTISGTEVSGRLQGNTEIHTVIPAGYDKIYDLLTEKNVVTRIKEPSSGNWVTILVNAVPFVLLLAFWIFMMRQMQSGGNKALSFGKSRARMHSSQQKKVTFKDVAGVEEAKEELQEIIEFLREPQKFQKLGGRIPKGVLLIGPPGTGKTLLARAIAGEANVPFFSISGSDFVEMFVGVGASRVRDLFEQGKKNAPCIIFIDEIDAVGRHRGAGLGGGHDEREQTLNQLLVEMDGFESNEGVILVAATNRPDVLDPALLRPGRFDRRVVVSLPDVKGREQILRVHTRKTPLADDVDLSIIARGTPGFSGADLANLVNEAALLAARQNRKVVTMMDFELAKDKVLMGAERRSMMLTEEDRKVTAYHEAGHALVAALLPDADPLHKVTIIPRGRALGVTMQLPTGDVLNRTKSQLEARLTVAMAGRIGEMRYTKQLSTGARNDIEQATELARAMVCDYGMSDLGPLSFGRKEEQIFLGREIAQHRDYSEATAIRIDEEIRRLVDNANRRAEALIDEYSWALEEIVRTLLERESIDGAEVKAILERGPRKAEAAPPAEPEPVPAAASVSGETQKVLRPEPRPLTPGLLDGENPQPA, from the coding sequence ATGAATTCCAACGTAAAAACCGCAATTTTCTGGGTCGTGCTGGTCTGCATCGCGGTGCTGTTGTGGACCGTGGTGAAGACCAACGCCGGGCGTCAGGTCACCGATCTTTCCTTCACCGACTTCGTCAAGCAGGTGGAGGCGGGCCGGGTGGTGGAAGTAACCATCTCCGGCACCGAGGTCAGCGGCCGTTTGCAGGGCAACACCGAGATTCACACGGTGATTCCTGCCGGCTATGACAAGATCTACGACCTGCTGACGGAAAAGAACGTCGTCACCCGCATCAAGGAGCCGAGCTCGGGCAACTGGGTGACCATCCTGGTCAACGCCGTTCCCTTCGTTCTGTTGCTGGCCTTCTGGATCTTCATGATGCGGCAGATGCAGAGCGGCGGCAACAAGGCGCTGTCGTTCGGCAAGAGCCGCGCCCGCATGCACAGCTCGCAGCAGAAGAAGGTCACCTTCAAGGATGTCGCGGGGGTGGAGGAAGCCAAGGAGGAGCTCCAGGAGATCATCGAGTTTCTGCGCGAGCCGCAGAAGTTCCAGAAGCTGGGCGGACGCATCCCCAAGGGCGTGCTGCTGATCGGCCCGCCGGGCACGGGCAAGACACTGCTGGCGCGCGCCATTGCCGGCGAAGCGAATGTGCCGTTTTTCTCCATCTCGGGCTCGGACTTCGTCGAGATGTTCGTCGGCGTCGGCGCCAGCCGCGTCCGCGACCTGTTCGAGCAGGGCAAGAAGAACGCGCCGTGCATCATCTTCATCGACGAGATTGACGCCGTCGGCCGCCATCGCGGCGCCGGCCTCGGCGGCGGCCACGACGAGCGCGAGCAGACGCTGAACCAGCTTCTCGTCGAGATGGACGGCTTCGAGTCCAACGAGGGCGTCATCCTCGTCGCCGCCACCAACCGGCCTGACGTGCTGGACCCGGCGCTGCTGCGCCCAGGCCGCTTCGACCGCCGCGTGGTGGTGAGCCTGCCGGACGTCAAGGGCCGCGAGCAGATCCTGAGGGTTCACACCCGCAAGACCCCGCTGGCCGACGATGTCGATCTCTCGATCATCGCGCGGGGCACGCCAGGCTTCTCCGGCGCCGACCTGGCCAACCTGGTCAACGAAGCGGCGCTGCTGGCCGCGCGGCAGAACCGCAAGGTCGTCACGATGATGGATTTCGAGCTGGCCAAGGACAAGGTGCTGATGGGCGCCGAACGCCGCTCGATGATGCTCACCGAGGAAGACCGCAAGGTCACCGCTTACCACGAAGCGGGCCACGCGCTGGTGGCGGCGCTGCTGCCGGACGCCGACCCGCTCCACAAGGTCACCATCATTCCGCGCGGACGCGCCCTCGGCGTCACCATGCAACTGCCCACCGGCGACGTGCTCAACCGCACCAAGAGCCAGCTCGAGGCGCGGCTCACGGTGGCGATGGCCGGCCGCATCGGCGAGATGCGTTATACGAAGCAGCTCTCCACCGGCGCGCGCAACGACATTGAGCAGGCCACCGAGCTGGCCCGCGCGATGGTGTGCGACTACGGCATGAGCGACCTCGGTCCGCTCAGCTTTGGCCGCAAGGAAGAGCAGATCTTCCTGGGCCGCGAAATCGCGCAGCACCGCGACTACAGCGAAGCCACCGCGATCCGCATCGACGAGGAGATCCGCCGCCTCGTCGACAACGCCAACCGGCGCGCCGAGGCGCTGATCGACGAATACAGCTGGGCGCTGGAAGAGATTGTGCGTACGCTGCTGGAGCGCGAATCCATTGATGGCGCCGAAGTGAAGGCGATTCTCGAGCGCGGGCCGCGTAAGGCGGAAGCGGCGCCGCCTGCCGAACCGGAGCCTGTGCCGGCGGCGGCCTCCGTTTCCGGGGAGACGCAGAAAGTGCTGCGGCCGGAGCCCCGCCCGCTGACGCCGGGGTTGCTTGACGGGGAGAATCCACAACCGGCGTGA
- the gph gene encoding phosphoglycolate phosphatase, whose amino-acid sequence MIGPFRLYLFDVDGTLVDSAADICGAVREALAEAGVDGLSEAYLRSFIGHHLFDLFREVLPGSTAEEHERLLQRYRQIYLARRHASTRVYPGVREMLAALPGWKSTATTKSSETTLQVLELFGLAAYFDHVQGTDGFPSKPAPDVILKSLEKFGVAPEDCLLVGDSAPDMEAGRRAGVRTCAVGWGYGDPGAMAAHQPDYWIASPAELVS is encoded by the coding sequence GTGATCGGACCCTTCCGCCTGTATCTGTTCGACGTCGACGGGACGCTGGTCGATTCGGCTGCCGACATCTGCGGCGCCGTGCGCGAGGCGCTGGCCGAGGCGGGCGTCGATGGCCTGAGCGAAGCCTACCTGCGCAGCTTCATCGGCCACCATCTGTTCGATCTCTTCCGCGAAGTTCTGCCGGGCTCCACCGCGGAAGAGCACGAACGGCTCCTTCAGCGCTACCGCCAGATCTACCTGGCCCGCCGGCACGCGTCAACGCGCGTCTACCCCGGCGTTCGCGAAATGCTGGCCGCGCTGCCCGGATGGAAATCCACTGCCACGACCAAGAGCAGCGAGACGACGCTCCAGGTGCTCGAGCTGTTCGGGCTGGCCGCATACTTCGACCATGTGCAAGGCACGGATGGATTCCCTTCAAAGCCCGCGCCGGACGTCATCCTGAAATCCCTGGAGAAGTTCGGCGTGGCGCCCGAGGATTGCCTCCTGGTGGGAGACTCCGCGCCGGACATGGAGGCCGGCCGCCGCGCCGGCGTCCGCACCTGCGCCGTCGGCTGGGGTTACGGCGACCCGGGCGCCATGGCCGCCCACCAGCCCGACTACTGGATTGCCTCTCCCGCCGAGCTGGTATCATAG
- a CDS encoding xylose isomerase translates to MQISRRTLFSTFAAAPLAAAAPAPGRFKVSLAEWSIHRLIQQGKATNLDFPRIARENDCEGLEFVNTLWGSPTAGYIARLKKRIAETNTKAVLIMVDDEGQLGHSDPAVRRKAVKNHYKWVDIAAELGCHSIRTNMHSNVTPKTPAENETVLGYCADSFRALCDYARQAGISILIENHWGLSSDPDAVIALIQKVNLPNFGTLPDFGNFPPEIDKYQAVAKLARYARGMSFKCYFEGPEASENRYDFQRMMKVVEDSPYSGYIGIEYEGSKLAELEGIARARKLLRDYGI, encoded by the coding sequence ATGCAGATCTCCCGCAGAACCCTGTTTTCCACGTTTGCCGCCGCGCCGCTGGCCGCGGCCGCCCCCGCGCCCGGCCGCTTCAAGGTCTCGCTGGCCGAGTGGTCCATTCACCGCCTCATCCAGCAGGGCAAGGCGACCAACCTCGATTTTCCCCGCATCGCCCGCGAGAACGACTGCGAGGGACTGGAGTTCGTCAACACGCTCTGGGGCTCCCCGACGGCCGGCTACATCGCGCGCCTGAAGAAGCGCATCGCGGAGACAAACACGAAAGCGGTGCTCATCATGGTGGACGACGAGGGCCAGCTTGGCCACTCGGATCCGGCCGTCCGGCGCAAGGCGGTGAAAAACCACTACAAGTGGGTGGACATCGCCGCCGAACTCGGCTGCCACTCCATCCGCACCAACATGCACTCCAACGTGACGCCGAAGACGCCGGCCGAAAACGAAACGGTGCTCGGCTACTGCGCCGACAGCTTCCGCGCCCTGTGCGACTATGCGCGTCAGGCGGGCATCTCGATTCTCATCGAAAATCATTGGGGTCTGTCCTCCGATCCGGACGCCGTCATCGCGCTGATCCAGAAAGTGAACCTGCCCAACTTCGGCACACTACCCGATTTCGGCAATTTCCCGCCTGAAATCGACAAATACCAGGCGGTGGCCAAGCTCGCCCGCTACGCCAGGGGCATGAGCTTCAAGTGCTACTTCGAAGGGCCGGAGGCGAGCGAGAACCGCTACGACTTCCAGCGCATGATGAAGGTGGTCGAGGATTCGCCCTATTCGGGCTATATCGGCATCGAATACGAGGGCAGCAAGCTCGCCGAGCTGGAGGGCATTGCGCGCGCCCGCAAGCTGCTGCGCGACTACGGCATCTGA
- the xseA gene encoding exodeoxyribonuclease 7 large subunit, which yields MAQQELFGVEPKIYTVTSLTAAIHRVLSAHFDDVRVMGEISGYKVWTSGHAYFTLKDNGAQIRCVLFRQVLRYLKFTPADGMAVVARGAVEVRQERGEYQLIVTSLEPQGAGALQVAFEQLKQKLAAEGLFDPARKRPLPPYPRRIGIVTSPQGAVIQDMLNILGRRFPGLHIRLYPTVVQGEGAVEGIVEGIRYFSEHPWADVVIVGRGGGSLEDLWAFNEEAVARAIASCPVPVVSAVGHETDFTIADFVADLRAPTPSAAAELVVKNRADLLENLASLLRRAWRAMQLHWSTARHRLQERGVDRAATLIRRRVALAWQSLDELDQRLRRGDPRARLSTARAALDQLDRRAAERMRNLLHQARLRLETLAPRLPESVRRHLDRAKQRTALARARLEALSPLNVLERGYAIVKRTDGTIVREARDAPPGTKLQIRLRRDELRATTE from the coding sequence ATGGCGCAACAGGAACTGTTCGGAGTCGAGCCGAAGATCTACACGGTGACCAGCCTGACGGCAGCCATCCACCGCGTGCTGTCGGCGCATTTCGATGACGTGCGCGTGATGGGCGAGATTTCCGGCTACAAGGTGTGGACCTCCGGGCACGCCTACTTTACGCTGAAGGACAACGGCGCGCAGATCCGCTGCGTGCTGTTCCGGCAGGTGCTGAGGTACCTGAAGTTCACGCCCGCCGATGGCATGGCGGTGGTGGCGCGCGGCGCGGTGGAAGTCCGGCAGGAACGCGGCGAGTATCAGTTGATCGTCACCTCGCTCGAGCCGCAGGGGGCGGGCGCCTTGCAGGTGGCCTTCGAGCAGCTCAAACAGAAGCTGGCTGCCGAAGGGCTGTTCGACCCGGCGCGGAAGCGTCCGCTGCCGCCTTATCCGCGGCGCATCGGCATCGTGACCTCGCCCCAGGGAGCGGTGATCCAGGACATGCTGAACATCCTCGGGCGGCGCTTTCCCGGGCTGCACATCCGGCTGTACCCGACGGTGGTGCAGGGCGAGGGCGCGGTGGAAGGGATCGTCGAAGGCATCCGCTATTTCTCCGAGCACCCCTGGGCCGACGTGGTGATCGTCGGCCGCGGCGGCGGCTCGCTCGAAGACCTGTGGGCCTTCAACGAAGAAGCGGTGGCGCGCGCCATTGCGTCCTGCCCGGTGCCGGTGGTCAGCGCCGTGGGCCACGAGACGGACTTTACCATCGCCGACTTTGTCGCCGACTTGCGGGCCCCCACGCCTTCGGCCGCAGCCGAGCTGGTGGTGAAGAACCGCGCCGACCTGCTCGAGAACCTCGCCAGCCTGCTGCGGCGCGCCTGGCGCGCCATGCAGCTTCACTGGAGCACCGCGCGCCATCGCCTCCAGGAGCGCGGCGTGGACCGCGCCGCCACGCTCATCCGCCGCCGCGTGGCGCTGGCCTGGCAGTCGCTGGATGAACTGGACCAGCGCCTGCGGCGGGGCGACCCGAGGGCGCGGCTCTCCACAGCGCGTGCCGCACTGGACCAGCTCGACCGGCGCGCCGCCGAGCGCATGCGGAACCTGCTTCACCAGGCGCGGCTGCGGCTGGAGACGCTGGCGCCACGCCTCCCGGAAAGCGTGCGGCGGCATCTGGACCGGGCGAAGCAGCGCACGGCGCTGGCCCGGGCCCGGCTGGAGGCTCTCAGCCCGCTGAACGTGCTCGAGCGCGGCTATGCGATCGTGAAGCGGACCGATGGAACCATCGTCCGCGAGGCGCGCGACGCGCCCCCGGGCACGAAGCTTCAGATCCGGCTACGGCGAGACGAGCTGCGCGCAACGACGGAATGA
- a CDS encoding gluconate dehydrogenase encodes MPLPKVDAVVIGAGAAGPIVAKELAFAGWRVVLLEKGRWHTAADCPKDDLRNQRNATLGYPFGPEEEGNPRVLVELNGRERVVRPSEPGYNNNAFCVGGGTLSYGAMAWRFHPNDFRMRTLYASRVPRAFENSTLEDWPIGYEDLEPYYEKAEWEIGVSGDVSGDPFKGPRRRGLPMPPLPPTREHEILERGARRLGLHPFFIPMLRNSVPYNGRPACMRCRWCVGFACEVDAKNGTQNTVLPAALATGNLELRTQCSAKEILVDERGRATGVAYFDHEGRLWEQPARYIVVSCGAIESARLLLNSRSRLFPQGLGNRFDWVGRNLQGHTYTGANGLFEEIVYDDLGPGASIAICDYNHGNPGLAGGAMLANEFIRLPYQFVSGIRDPEVPRWGRAHKEFVRHAYRRIIPVQGPTQEIPVFDSRVTVDERVRDRFGIPVARLSGYRHPHTIEVSEYMAERAAEWLRASGAVKVWLRRAGRGLSAGQHQAGTCRMGADPKTSVVDPWCRIHDVDNVYVVDASVHVTNGGFNPVLTIMAIAYRAGEHLAREGRRA; translated from the coding sequence ATGCCGCTGCCGAAAGTGGATGCCGTCGTGATCGGCGCCGGGGCGGCCGGCCCCATCGTCGCCAAGGAACTCGCCTTCGCCGGCTGGCGTGTCGTACTGCTGGAGAAAGGCCGCTGGCACACGGCCGCTGACTGCCCCAAGGACGACCTGCGCAACCAGCGCAACGCCACCCTGGGCTATCCGTTCGGCCCGGAAGAGGAGGGCAACCCGCGCGTCCTCGTCGAGCTGAACGGACGCGAGCGCGTCGTCAGGCCCTCCGAGCCCGGTTACAACAACAACGCCTTTTGCGTGGGCGGCGGGACGCTTTCCTATGGCGCCATGGCCTGGCGTTTCCACCCGAACGATTTCCGGATGCGCACCTTGTATGCCTCCAGGGTGCCGCGCGCCTTTGAGAATTCGACGCTCGAAGACTGGCCTATCGGCTACGAAGACCTGGAGCCGTACTACGAGAAGGCAGAGTGGGAGATTGGCGTCTCCGGCGACGTTTCCGGCGATCCCTTCAAGGGCCCGCGCCGCCGCGGCCTGCCCATGCCGCCGCTGCCGCCCACGCGCGAACACGAAATCCTCGAGAGGGGCGCGCGCCGGCTGGGGCTGCATCCCTTCTTCATCCCGATGCTCCGCAATTCAGTCCCATACAACGGCCGGCCGGCATGCATGCGCTGCCGGTGGTGCGTGGGATTTGCCTGCGAGGTGGACGCCAAAAACGGCACACAGAACACGGTGCTGCCGGCGGCGCTCGCCACCGGAAATCTCGAGCTGCGCACGCAGTGCTCGGCAAAGGAAATCCTCGTCGATGAGCGCGGCCGCGCCACCGGCGTTGCCTACTTCGATCACGAAGGCCGGCTTTGGGAGCAGCCGGCTCGGTACATCGTGGTCAGTTGCGGGGCCATTGAGAGCGCGCGTCTGCTGCTGAACTCGCGCTCGCGGCTGTTTCCGCAGGGGCTCGGCAACCGCTTTGACTGGGTGGGCCGCAACCTTCAGGGCCACACCTACACCGGGGCCAACGGGCTGTTTGAGGAGATCGTCTATGACGATCTCGGCCCCGGCGCCAGCATCGCCATCTGCGATTACAACCACGGCAACCCAGGCCTCGCCGGCGGCGCAATGCTCGCCAACGAGTTCATCCGCCTGCCCTATCAGTTTGTATCCGGCATCCGGGACCCCGAGGTGCCGCGCTGGGGCCGCGCCCACAAGGAATTCGTGCGGCACGCCTACCGGCGCATCATTCCGGTGCAGGGCCCCACGCAGGAGATCCCCGTCTTCGACTCCCGCGTCACCGTCGACGAGCGCGTCCGCGACCGCTTCGGCATCCCGGTGGCGCGCCTGTCCGGCTACCGGCACCCGCACACGATCGAAGTCTCCGAGTACATGGCCGAGCGCGCCGCTGAGTGGCTGCGCGCCTCCGGCGCCGTCAAGGTCTGGCTGCGCCGCGCCGGCCGCGGCCTCAGCGCCGGCCAGCATCAGGCCGGCACCTGCCGCATGGGCGCGGATCCGAAGACCTCGGTGGTCGATCCCTGGTGCCGCATTCATGACGTGGACAACGTCTACGTCGTCGACGCGAGCGTCCACGTGACCAACGGCGGCTTCAAT